The proteins below are encoded in one region of Alosa sapidissima isolate fAloSap1 chromosome 24, fAloSap1.pri, whole genome shotgun sequence:
- the pts gene encoding 6-pyruvoyl tetrahydrobiopterin synthase: protein MEVNNVEHLPERIGYITRVQSFSACHRLHSKALSDEENKKVFGKCNNPHGHGHNYKVEVTVCGKIDRRTGMVMNLTDLKQYIEEAIMIPLDHKNLDKDVPYFADVVSTTENLAVFIWDSLTKLLPPNLLYEIKVYETDKNIVVYRGE, encoded by the exons ATGGAAGTAAATAACGTAGAACATCTACCAGAGCGTATTGGCTATATTACTCGCGTACAGAGCTTCAGCGCTTGCCATCGCTTGCACAG TAAGGCACTGAGTGATGAAGAAAATAAGAAGGTATTTGGGAAATGCAACAACCCACATGGTCATGGCCACAACTACAAAG TGGAAGTTACAGTGTGTGGGAAG ATTGACAGAAGAACGGGGATGGTGATGAACCTAACAGACCTTAAACAGTACATTGAG GAGGCGATTATGATACCTCTTGACCATAAAAACCTGGACAAAGATGTGCCTTACTTTGCTGATGTGGTCAG CACCACTGAAAACCTGGCAGTGTTCATCTGGGACAGTTTAACAAAGCTTCTGCCACCCAACCTACTCTACGAAATCAAAGTGTACGAGACAGACAAAAACATAGTGGTGTACCGTGGCGAGTAG
- the LOC121700542 gene encoding glucagon-like peptide 2 receptor translates to MATGLSSWLNGMLGTKRTILSSLLFLLCSNTHVMGSDLDTLIRLRTEYWKKCNDSLSTQFPTQTGIFCNGTFDTFVCWPHSAPGNVSVPCPSYLPWIKSDISRRVYMECLPNGTWRREKNSTTVWREKTECEDHHYYKSAEDERVRHSHLRTTSIVGYSLSLSSLIIAVIIMGNLRKLHCTRNYIHLNLFVSFILRAMATMTHTIVSTTKASTFPNNEMGWNTFSNSTISVICKASRVSMEYFVGCNFFWLLVEAIFLHTLLFTAVLTKRRLLKRYMLIGWGTPMGFILPWIVVKALNENIHCWVNKSRLIWWMIKGPIAVAVVVIFCIFLKILKLLLSKLKADQVKFTDYRYSLARATLVLIPLLGIHEVVFNLITDDYMDMKQRDIRNFINMILSSFQGFVVAVLYCFLNGEVRAELKKRWQLFACTHHLDMHNCVQGMHPKYLWKCSQRSAVAQSSVDNSETYQEGGASCGGGGNSGLTHTTHLLQVPAQCGRNPQWAGRVTALEFYPRKSLSSSDGEMTLGETMEEILEESEF, encoded by the exons GTGATGGGTTCGGATCTGGATACTCTCATAAGATTGCGTACTGAGTATTGGAAAAAATGCAATGACTCATTATCAACCCAGTTTCCCACACAAACTG GAATCTTTTGCAATGGGACATTTGACACGTTTGTCTGTTGGCCACATTCAGCCCCTGGAAATGTCTCTGTCCCCTGTCCTTCCTACCTGCCCTGGATCAAATCAG ATATTTCAAGAAGAGTATACATGGAGTGTTTGCCAAACGGTACTTGGCGGAGAGAGAAGAACTCTACCACAGTGTGGCGAGAAAAAACAGAGTGTGAAGATCATCACTACTACAAGTCAGCG GAGGACGAGCGAGTCCGGCACTCTCACCTGAGGACAACTTCCATAGTGGGatactcgctttctctctcttctcttatcaTTGCTGTCATCATTATGGGGAATCTGAG GAAGCTTCACTGTACGAGAAATTACATCCACTTGAATCTATTTGTGTCGTTCATATTGAGAGCGATGgcaacaatgacacacacaatcGTGTCAACAACAAAGGCATCCACATTTCCCAACAATGAAATGGGATGGAACACCTTTTCAAACTCAACG ATCTCTGTTATCTGCAAGGCGTCCCGAGTGTCCATGGAGTATTTTGTGGGGTGTAATTTCTTCTGGCTGTTGGTGGAGGCGATATTTCTCCACACACTTCTCTTCACCGCTGTGCTGACCAAGCGCAGGCTGCTGAAACGCTACATGCTCATTGGATGGG gGACTCCTATGGGCTTCATATTACCATGGATTGTGGTAAAGGCACTCAATGAAAACATACA CTGCTGGGTGAACAAAAGCCGGCTGATCTGGTGGATGATTAAGGGACCTATAGCAGTAGCCGTAGTG GTgattttttgcattttcctgAAAATTCTGAAACTCTTGCTGTCAAAATTGAAAGCAGACCAGGTGAAATTCACTGACTATAGATACAG CTTAGCCAGAGCAACTCTGGTCCTGATCCCATTATTAGGGATTCATGAAGTAGTGTTCAACCTGATCACAGATGACTACATGGACATGAAGCAGCGAGACATCCGCAACTTCATCAACATGATTCTCAGCTCTTTTCAG GGTTTTGTGGTGGCTGTGCTCTACTGTTTTCTAAATGGAGAG GTGAGGGCAGAGCTTAAGAAGAGGTGGCAGCTGTTCGCCTGCACCCATCACCTAGATATGCACAACTGCGTCCAGGGCATGCACCCCAAATACCTGTGGAAGTGCTCCCAAAGGTCCGCGGTGGCCCAGTCGTCTGTGGACAACAGCGAGACCTACCAGGAGGGCGGCGCTAGCTGCGGTGGTGGCGGCAACAGTGGGCTGACGCACACCACGCACCTCCTGCAGGTGCCGGCGCAGTGCGGGAGGAACCCCCAGTGGGCTGGCCGGGTCACTGCCCTGGAGTTCTACCCGCGGAAGAGCCTCTCGAGCAGCGACGGCGAGATGACGCTCGGGGAGACCATGGAGGAGATCCTGGAGGAGAGTGAGTTTTGA
- the rcvrnb gene encoding recoverin b: MGNSKSCALSKEVLEELKLNTRYTKEQLHTWYQTFLRECPTGRISQQQFESIYASFFPDADPKAYAQHVFRSFDQNSDGTLDFKEYIVALHLTSSGKTMEKLEWAFALYDLDGNGSITKNEIQEIVRSIFNMISKEAQKNLPQDENTPEKRADKIWDFFGKKENDKITEGEFIQGIMDNKNILRLIQFDEPQKVQERLKEKKH; encoded by the exons ATGGGCAATAGCAAGAGCTGTGCTCTCTCCAAGGAGGTGCTGGAGGAACTGAAGCTGAACACCAGGTACACGAAGGAGCAGCTGCACACCTGGTACCAGACCTTCCTGCGGGAGTGTCCCACGGGCCGCATCAGCCAGCAGCAGTTCGAGAGCATCTACGCCAGCTTCTTCCCGGACGCCGACCCCAAGGCTTACGCCCAGCACGTCTTCCGCAGCTTCGACCAGAACAGCGACGGCACGCTGGACTTCAAGGAGTACATCGTGGCACTGCACCTCACCTCCTCAGGGAAGACCATGGAGAAGCTGGAGTGGGCTTTCGCCCTCTACGACCTGGACGGCAACGGCAGCATTACCAAAAACGAGATCCAGGAGATCGTCAGG TCAATATTCAATATGATCTCTAAAGAAGCACAGAAAAATCTCCCTCAGGATGAAAATACCCCTGAAAAGAGAGCAGATAAAATCTGGGACTTCTTTGGGAAGAAAGAGAATG aTAAGATAACGGAGGGTGAGTTCATTCAAGGGATTATGGACAACAAGAACATCCTAAGACTGATCCAGTTCGACGAACCGCAGAAGGTCCAGGAGAGGTTAAAGGAGAAGAAACACTAG